DNA sequence from the Pseudomonas tritici genome:
TTTGCTGCAGTCCACGGCCAAGCGGGCGGTGTCGCCTTCACAGGCGAGCAATTCCAAGCGCGCAATAGTAACAGAACGCGGTTCTCGCTCCACTACTTCGCCGGCACGTGCCAGCTTGTAAAGAGGCTGCCCATCGCGCTTGAGCGCCGAGTACATCGGCGGTATCTGACTGATTTGCCCACGAAAACCGGGTAGAGCAGCTTCAATATCAGCACGACCAACGGTCACGTCGCGAACCTGCAAAACATCACCTTCGGCGTCGGCCGTGGTGGTGGTCTTGCCCAGTTGCATCAGGGTTTCATAACCCTTGTCGGAATCGAGCAGGTATTGCGAGAACTTCGTCGCCTCGCCAAAGCACAGCGGCAACACGCCGGTGGCCAAGGGATCTAGGCTGCCGGTGTGCCCGGCCTTCTCGGCATTGAGCAGCCAGCGGACCTTCTGCAACGCGGCATTGGAGGTAAAGCCAATGGGTTTGTCGAGCAGAATGATGCCGCTGACATTGCGACGTATACGTTTGACCTGAGCCACCGCTTACTCCTTGGCGTCTTCAGGTGTGGAGGGGCGCTGGCTGTCTTCAGCCACGGCGCGCTCGATCAGAGCCGACAGGTGCGCACCACGCACGACACTTTCGTCGTAGTGGAAGTGCAACTGAGGAACGCTGCGCAGCTTCATCTCACGGGCCAACTGCATGCGCAGGAAACCCGCTGCCGAGTTGAGCACCTTGATGCTTTGTGCGATTTCTTCGCTGTTGTCCTGCCCCATCACAGTGATGAAGATCTTGGCGTGACCCACGTCACGGCTCACTTCAACGGCGGTGATGGTGACCAGACCAACGCGAGGGTCTTTGACTTCGCGACGGATCAGCTGGGCCAGCTCGCGCTGCATCTGATCGCCGATACGCTGGGTACGGCTGTATTCTTTTGCCATGTCTTGTTACCTGTTACTGCCACACGGTGAAACCCGTGGGGTCTGAAAGCGGCAAACGCCCGGCCTGACAAAAGCCAGACCGGGCGTTGCGTTTAGAGTCCGGACACAGCGCGGGACATTTGCATGCCCACACGCCGCGTGGCTCCTGAAGTGCGCGAGTTAGAGGCTGCGAGCAACCTGGACCTTCTCGTAAACTTCGATCTTGTCGCCAGGCTTAACGTCGTTGTAGCTCTTGACGCCGATACCGCATTCCATGCCAGCACGCACTTCGGAAGCGTCATCCTTGAAGCGGCGCAGGGATTCCAGCTCGCCTTCAAAGATAACGATGTCTTCACGCAGTACACGGATTGGACGGTTACGGTGCACAACACCTTCGATAACCATGCAACCGGCGATCGCACCGAATTTCGGCGAGCGGAACACATCACGCACCTCGGCCACACCCAGGATGTTCTCCCGGACATCGCTGCCAAGCATGCCGGTGAGGGCCTTCTTGACGTCTTCGATGATGTCGTAGATGACGTTGTAGTAACGCATGTCCAGGCCTTCCTGTTCGACGATCTTGCGAGCGCCAGCATCGGCACGCACGTTGAAACCGAACAGTACAGCGTTGGAAGCCAGTGCCAGGTTGGCGTCGGATTCGGTGATACCACCAACACCGCCACCGACAACGCGCACTTGCACTTCGTCGTTACCCAGGCCGTTCAAGGCGCCGTTCAACGCTTCGAGAGAGCCACGGACGTCAGATTTGAGGACGATGTTGAGCGTCTTCTTCTCTGCCTGGCCCATGTTTTCGAAGATGTTTTCCAGCTTGCCGGCGTGAGCACGAGCCAGTTTGACTTCGCGGAACTTGCCTTGACGGAACAGAGCCACTTCACGGGCTTTCTTCTCGTCCGACAGCACGCTCATCTCGTCGCCAGCGTCCGGAGTACCGTCCAGGCCGAGGATCTCGACAGGGATGGAAGGACCGGCTTCTTTGATTGGCTTGCCGTTCTCATCGAGCATGGCACGTACACGGCCATAGTTCGAACCGACCAGCACCATGTCGCCTTGGCGCAGGGTACCGTCTTGAACCAGAACAGTTGCAACCGGGCCACGACCTTTGTCGAGACGCGATTCAACCACAACACCGCGACCTGGGGCCGATGGGGTTGCTTTCAGTTCGAGTACTTCAGCTTGCAGCAGAACAGCTTCGAGCAGCTCGTCTACACCGGTACCGACTTTCGCCGAGACCGAAACGAACGGCGTATCACCGCCCCACTCTTCGGAAGTCACACCGTGAACCGACAGTTCGCTACGGATGCGATCGAGATCGGCGCCCGGCTTGTCGATTTTGTTCACGGCAACAACCAGTGGAACACCCGCAGCCTTGGCGTGCTGGACAGCTTCAATGGTCTGCGGCATCACGCCGTCGTCCGCTGCAACTACCAGGATCACGATGTCAGTCGCCTTGGCACCACGGGCACGCATTGCGGTAAACGCGGCGTGACCAGGGGTGTCGAGGAAAGTGACCATGCCGCGTTCGGTTTCAACGTGGTACGCACCGATGTGCTGGGTGATACCACCGGCTTCGCCAGCAGCTACCTTGGCACGACGGATATAGTCGAGCAGGGAAGTTTTACCATGGTCAACGTGGCCCATTACGGTCACAACTGGCGCACGGGAGAACGTCTCACCTTCAAACTTCAGGGACTCGGCCAGGGAATCTTCCAGGGCGGTGTCGCTGACCAGGGTCACTTTGTGGCCCAGTTCTTCGGCTACCAGTTGAGCAGTTTCCTGATCAAGCACCTGGTTGATGGTCGCTGGGGTGCCCAGTTTGAACATGAACTTGATGATTTCAGCAGCCTTGACCGACATCTGATTGGCGAGATCGCCAACAGAGATGGTCTCGCCGATCTGCACATCACGCACGACAGGGCCGGTTGGGCTCTGGAAACCGTGAGCGTTGCGTTTTTTCAGCTTGGCCTTGCCGCGACCACCACGACGGAAGCTATCGCTTTCCTCGTCGGTAGTACGTGGGGCAACGCGTGGCGCAGGCGCTTTCTCTTTGACCGAGGCACGATGCGGAGCATTTTTGCGCTCGCCATCACCGCCGCCGCCGCGACGATTGTTATCGTCAGCACGTGGCTTGTCCGGACGGCGAGGCTCTTCGCGCTTGCGGGCATCAGCAGCAGGTGCTGGTGCCGCGGCAACCGGAGCGGCTTCACGCACAGCTTCTACTGGCGCGCTAGGCGCGGAGACCGCTTCAGTAGTCGCAGGCTGGCGACGCGCTTCTTCTTCGGTGCGACGCTTGGCTTCTTCTTCAGCCTTCTGACGAGCAGCATTTTCTACTGCGCGACGTTCTTCCAGATCGCGTTTGCGCTCGGCTTCGATTTCTTCCGGGCTGCGTTGTACGAAGACTTTCTTCTTGCGTACTTCAACGCTGATGCTCTTGCTACCCGCAACACGCAGTGTGCTGGTGGTTTTGCGCTGCAATGTAATCTTGCGCGGTTCTTCCACTTTCGCCTTGTGGCTGCTCTTCAAGTGAGTCAGCAAAGACTGCTTCTCACTATCGCTCACACCTTCATCGGCGGCGGTGTGCGGCAGACCTGCCTCACGCATCTGCTGCAACAGGCGCTCTACCGGTGTTTTGACCTCATCGGCCAGTTGTTTCACCGTGACTTGCGTCATGCACTTCTCTCCTCAGGCCGCGCCTAGTTACTCGAACCAATGGGCTCGGGCGGCCATGATCAACTTGCCGGCACGATCTTCGTCAATGCCGTCGATGTCGAGCAGATCGTCAATAGACTGCTCGGCCAGGTCTTCGCGGGTAATTACGCCGCGCACCGCCAGTTCCATCGCCAAATCCTTGTCCATACCCTCAAGCGAGAGCAGGTCTTCGGCCGGATGGGCGTCTGCCAGCTTTTCCTCAGTAGCGATGGCTTTAGTCAACAAACGATCCTTGGCCCGAGCGCGAAGCTCGTTGACGGTGTCTTCGTCAAAGCCGTCGATGTTGAGCATTTCTTCCAACGGTACGTAGGCAATCTCTTCCAGGCTGGTGAAGCCTTCATCTACCAGCACCTGTGCCAGGTCTTCATCGACTTCGAGCTCTTCGATAAAGTTGCGCAGGATGTCACCGGTTTCTGCTTGCTGCTTAGCCTGGATGTCCGATTCGGTCATCACATTCAGGGTCCAACCGGTCAGTTGGCTGGCCAGACGCACGTTCTGACCACCACGACCAATGGCCTGAGCCAGGTTGTCTGCGCCGACGGCGATGTCCATTGCATGGGCATCCTCGTCAACGATAATTGCCGCCACTTCAGCCGGCGACATTGCGTTGATCACGAACTGAGCCGGGTTATCGTCCCACAGCACGATATCCACACGCTCACCGCCCAATTCGCCAGACACTGCCTGGACGCGCGAACCGCGCATACCAATGCAAGCACCTTGCGGATCAATACGCTTGTCCTTGGAACGGACCGCGATCTTGGCGCGCGAACCCGGGTCGCGGGACGCAGCCATGACTTCGATCAGGCCTTCGGCAATTTCCGGCACCTCGATACGGAACAGCTCGATCAGCATTTCCGGCGCGGTACGCGACAGGATCAACTGAGGGCCGCGGTTCTCGGTGCGGATTTCCTTGAGCAGCGCACGCAGACGCACGCCGACACGGAAGGTTTCGCGAGAGATGATGTCTTCACGGGCCAGCAACGCTTCAGCGTTGTTGCCCAGGTCAACGATCACGTTGTCGCGGGTGACTTTCTTCACGGTACCGGAGATGATTTCACCCAGGCGCTCGCGATAAGCGTCAACAACTTGAGCGCGCTCGGCTTCGCGAACCTTCTGCACGATGACCTGCTTGGCGGTCTGTGCAGCAATACGGCCGAACTCGATCGATTCGATCTTTTCTTCTACGACATCACCGACATTGGCGCCAGGGTGCGTTTCGGCAACCTTGCTCGGCCAGGTTTCGATGGCCGGATCATCAAGATCGGCTTCTTCGACGACCGTCCAGCGACGGAAAGTCTCATAGGCACCGGTGTGGCGGTTGATTTCCACACGCAGATCTACTTCGTCTTCAAAACGCTTTTTGGTAGCAGTGGCCAGGGCCAGCTCCAGCGCTTCAAAAATCACGTTTGCCGGTACGCCCTTTTCATTGGATACCGACTCAACAACCAGCAGTACTTCTTTGCTCATCGTACGCCTCGCCTTTCGCAAGCCATTGGATCCGCGGGATCCGCGTCTCAGCCAAAACTGGGAATAATGTTGGCCTTGTCGATCATATCGATCGGCAACAGGAACTCATGGTCTTCCACTTGCACCACAACGTCCTGCTCTTCTACACCGCGCAGAAGGCCCTGAAAATTGCGTCGCCCTTCGAATGGGGATCGCAGCTTGATCTTCACTTGTTCACCGGCAAATTTTGCAAACTGATCAATAGTGAACAGTGGGCGTTCCATGCCTGGCGAGGAAACTTCGAGGGTGTATTCAACGGCAATTGGATCTTCAACATCCAGCACACCGCTGATCTGACGGCTGACAATGGCACAATCGTCCACCAGCACGCCGCCCTCTTTATCGATATAAACGCGCAACATTGAGTGGCGACCTTGAGCCGAAAACTCAATACCCCAGCATTCATAGCCTAGGGCCACGACCACCGGGGCCAGCAAGGCCTGCAACTCTTCTAGCTTGCTCGACACCTGAACCCCCTCGTGCATGTATGTGCATGCTGTGCAAAATAAAAAAATGGGCGAAACGCCCATCCTTGAAACGCCGTCGAACAGCGGCGTTGAAAGTGTCCAGCTAACAAAAAGCCCCTTAAAAGGGGCTCCGCTAAAACTGGTTGCGGGGGCCGGATTTGAACCGACGACCTTCGGGTTATGAGCCCGACGAGCTACCAGACTGCTCCACCCCGCGACAAAGCTGGGGCGGAAGTATACGACTGATCCCCAACAGGGTCAAT
Encoded proteins:
- the rbfA gene encoding 30S ribosome-binding factor RbfA yields the protein MAKEYSRTQRIGDQMQRELAQLIRREVKDPRVGLVTITAVEVSRDVGHAKIFITVMGQDNSEEIAQSIKVLNSAAGFLRMQLAREMKLRSVPQLHFHYDESVVRGAHLSALIERAVAEDSQRPSTPEDAKE
- the nusA gene encoding transcription termination factor NusA; its protein translation is MSKEVLLVVESVSNEKGVPANVIFEALELALATATKKRFEDEVDLRVEINRHTGAYETFRRWTVVEEADLDDPAIETWPSKVAETHPGANVGDVVEEKIESIEFGRIAAQTAKQVIVQKVREAERAQVVDAYRERLGEIISGTVKKVTRDNVIVDLGNNAEALLAREDIISRETFRVGVRLRALLKEIRTENRGPQLILSRTAPEMLIELFRIEVPEIAEGLIEVMAASRDPGSRAKIAVRSKDKRIDPQGACIGMRGSRVQAVSGELGGERVDIVLWDDNPAQFVINAMSPAEVAAIIVDEDAHAMDIAVGADNLAQAIGRGGQNVRLASQLTGWTLNVMTESDIQAKQQAETGDILRNFIEELEVDEDLAQVLVDEGFTSLEEIAYVPLEEMLNIDGFDEDTVNELRARAKDRLLTKAIATEEKLADAHPAEDLLSLEGMDKDLAMELAVRGVITREDLAEQSIDDLLDIDGIDEDRAGKLIMAARAHWFE
- the infB gene encoding translation initiation factor IF-2; the encoded protein is MTQVTVKQLADEVKTPVERLLQQMREAGLPHTAADEGVSDSEKQSLLTHLKSSHKAKVEEPRKITLQRKTTSTLRVAGSKSISVEVRKKKVFVQRSPEEIEAERKRDLEERRAVENAARQKAEEEAKRRTEEEARRQPATTEAVSAPSAPVEAVREAAPVAAAPAPAADARKREEPRRPDKPRADDNNRRGGGGDGERKNAPHRASVKEKAPAPRVAPRTTDEESDSFRRGGRGKAKLKKRNAHGFQSPTGPVVRDVQIGETISVGDLANQMSVKAAEIIKFMFKLGTPATINQVLDQETAQLVAEELGHKVTLVSDTALEDSLAESLKFEGETFSRAPVVTVMGHVDHGKTSLLDYIRRAKVAAGEAGGITQHIGAYHVETERGMVTFLDTPGHAAFTAMRARGAKATDIVILVVAADDGVMPQTIEAVQHAKAAGVPLVVAVNKIDKPGADLDRIRSELSVHGVTSEEWGGDTPFVSVSAKVGTGVDELLEAVLLQAEVLELKATPSAPGRGVVVESRLDKGRGPVATVLVQDGTLRQGDMVLVGSNYGRVRAMLDENGKPIKEAGPSIPVEILGLDGTPDAGDEMSVLSDEKKAREVALFRQGKFREVKLARAHAGKLENIFENMGQAEKKTLNIVLKSDVRGSLEALNGALNGLGNDEVQVRVVGGGVGGITESDANLALASNAVLFGFNVRADAGARKIVEQEGLDMRYYNVIYDIIEDVKKALTGMLGSDVRENILGVAEVRDVFRSPKFGAIAGCMVIEGVVHRNRPIRVLREDIVIFEGELESLRRFKDDASEVRAGMECGIGVKSYNDVKPGDKIEVYEKVQVARSL
- the rimP gene encoding ribosome maturation factor RimP, which encodes MSSKLEELQALLAPVVVALGYECWGIEFSAQGRHSMLRVYIDKEGGVLVDDCAIVSRQISGVLDVEDPIAVEYTLEVSSPGMERPLFTIDQFAKFAGEQVKIKLRSPFEGRRNFQGLLRGVEEQDVVVQVEDHEFLLPIDMIDKANIIPSFG
- the truB gene encoding tRNA pseudouridine(55) synthase TruB; translation: MAQVKRIRRNVSGIILLDKPIGFTSNAALQKVRWLLNAEKAGHTGSLDPLATGVLPLCFGEATKFSQYLLDSDKGYETLMQLGKTTTTADAEGDVLQVRDVTVGRADIEAALPGFRGQISQIPPMYSALKRDGQPLYKLARAGEVVEREPRSVTIARLELLACEGDTARLAVDCSKGTYIRTLVEDIGEKLGCGAYVAELRRTQAGPFSLAQTVTLEELEAVHAEGGNEAVDRFLMPSDSGLLDWPLLHFSEHSAFYWLNGQPVRAPDAPKFGMVRVQDHNGRFIGIGEVSEDGRIAPRRLIRSE